Proteins from one Flavobacterium sp. N2038 genomic window:
- a CDS encoding DUF853 domain-containing protein, translating to MNKKDNFIQDINNGYLAKGDTIILGGAILDGEAIAEAHVKIPLKTLNRHGLIAGATGTGKTKTIQVFSEQLSNAGIPVLMMDIKGDFSGIAKEGKEEGFITERHAKINIPFNVASFPVELMSLSKQDGVRLRATVSEFGPVLFSRILDLNDTQAGVVAVIFKYCDDNQMPLLDLKDIKKVINYITEEGKDEIAANYGKISTATTGTILRKIIELEQQGGDIFFGELSFETDDLMRIDENGKGYVNIIRLTDIQDKPKLFSTFMLSLLAEIYQKMPEKGDAEQPELVIFIDEAHLIFNEASKALLEQIETIVKLIRSKGVGVYFVTQNPMDIPSGVLAQLGLKIQHALRAFTANDRQAIKKTADNYPTSAYYKTDELLTSLGIGEALVTALNEKGVPTPLVATMMRAPQSRMDILSSDEIEDINGKSKLVKKYAEEIDRESAYEILTKKIEDANQAAAQQEEQAPAKSSKAEPSTASVVGKSVLKVVTSATFIRGVFGVLTKIFKK from the coding sequence ATGAATAAAAAAGATAATTTCATTCAGGATATAAATAACGGATATCTTGCCAAAGGCGACACCATTATTCTTGGTGGTGCAATTTTAGATGGTGAAGCAATTGCTGAGGCTCACGTTAAGATTCCTCTAAAGACTCTCAATCGTCACGGATTAATCGCCGGCGCTACCGGAACAGGAAAAACCAAAACTATTCAGGTGTTTTCTGAGCAATTATCAAACGCCGGAATTCCGGTTTTAATGATGGACATAAAAGGTGACTTTAGTGGTATTGCTAAAGAAGGTAAAGAAGAAGGCTTTATTACTGAACGTCACGCCAAAATAAACATACCTTTTAATGTAGCATCATTTCCTGTTGAATTAATGTCGCTGTCTAAACAAGATGGAGTTCGTTTACGTGCAACGGTTTCTGAATTTGGTCCGGTACTGTTCTCCAGAATATTAGACCTTAATGACACGCAGGCGGGAGTTGTTGCTGTTATATTTAAATATTGTGATGATAACCAAATGCCTTTATTAGATCTAAAAGACATAAAAAAGGTTATCAATTATATTACAGAAGAAGGCAAAGATGAAATCGCAGCCAATTATGGTAAAATTTCAACCGCAACAACAGGAACAATTCTAAGAAAGATAATTGAACTGGAACAACAGGGTGGTGATATCTTTTTTGGCGAATTATCTTTTGAAACGGATGACTTAATGCGCATTGATGAAAACGGAAAAGGTTATGTAAATATCATCCGATTGACAGATATTCAGGACAAGCCTAAATTGTTTTCTACCTTTATGTTAAGCCTTTTGGCTGAAATTTATCAAAAAATGCCTGAAAAAGGAGATGCTGAACAACCCGAACTGGTCATCTTTATTGATGAAGCGCATTTAATTTTCAACGAAGCAAGCAAAGCCTTATTGGAACAGATTGAAACTATTGTGAAATTAATTCGCTCTAAAGGTGTTGGTGTTTATTTTGTCACTCAAAATCCAATGGATATTCCTAGTGGAGTTTTGGCTCAGTTAGGATTGAAGATTCAACATGCACTTAGAGCGTTTACTGCTAATGACCGTCAGGCTATTAAAAAAACTGCTGACAATTATCCAACTTCAGCATATTATAAGACTGACGAATTATTGACAAGTTTAGGAATAGGTGAAGCTTTGGTTACTGCTTTAAATGAAAAAGGAGTTCCAACACCACTTGTTGCGACTATGATGCGTGCTCCACAAAGCCGAATGGATATTTTATCTTCTGATGAAATCGAAGATATTAATGGCAAATCTAAATTGGTTAAAAAATATGCGGAAGAAATCGATCGTGAAAGCGCTTATGAGATTTTAACTAAAAAAATAGAAGATGCAAATCAGGCTGCAGCCCAACAAGAAGAACAAGCACCTGCAAAATCTTCGAAAGCCGAACCAAGCACTGCAAGTGTGGTTGGTAAATCTGTTCTTAAAGTGGTAACAAGCGCTACCTTTATAAGAGGTGTTTTTGGAGTTTTAACCAAAATATTTAAGAAATAG
- a CDS encoding MotA/TolQ/ExbB proton channel family protein → MANVKVKKESTSNGGGMISGIIIAACVFVGWLIWKFVMGDSANFEGGNPETGHPINTLGMVYKGGFIVPVLLGMLLMVVVFSIERFIVIGKAAGKANLDAFMKNVQGSIKEGNIEGAIASCDKQQGSVANAIKSALIKYQDVKKEGFNSEEASEVIHKEIEEATSLEMPMLEKNMTIISTLVSLGTLGGLLGTVSGMIKAFGALASAGTPDQAALATGISEALINTATGISTSIFAIVSYNFFTAKIDDLTYSIDEAGTTIVNTYRKFRGSLKQ, encoded by the coding sequence ATGGCAAACGTTAAAGTTAAAAAAGAAAGCACTTCAAATGGGGGAGGAATGATTTCAGGAATCATTATTGCAGCATGTGTTTTTGTAGGTTGGTTAATCTGGAAATTCGTTATGGGGGATTCAGCTAACTTTGAAGGAGGGAATCCAGAAACAGGTCACCCAATCAATACTTTAGGGATGGTGTACAAAGGAGGTTTTATTGTACCTGTATTATTAGGTATGCTTTTAATGGTTGTTGTTTTTTCTATTGAGAGATTTATCGTTATTGGTAAAGCTGCTGGTAAAGCTAACTTAGATGCATTTATGAAAAATGTACAAGGAAGTATTAAAGAAGGAAACATCGAAGGAGCTATCGCTTCATGTGACAAACAACAAGGTTCAGTTGCAAATGCAATTAAATCTGCTTTGATTAAATATCAAGACGTTAAAAAAGAAGGTTTCAATAGTGAAGAGGCTTCAGAAGTAATCCACAAAGAAATCGAAGAGGCTACTTCATTAGAAATGCCAATGTTAGAAAAAAATATGACTATTATCTCTACTTTAGTATCTTTAGGTACATTAGGAGGATTATTAGGAACAGTATCAGGTATGATTAAAGCGTTTGGTGCGTTAGCTTCTGCTGGTACTCCAGACCAGGCTGCACTTGCAACAGGTATCTCTGAAGCACTTATCAACACTGCAACAGGTATCTCTACTTCTATCTTTGCAATTGTTTCTTACAACTTCTTTACTGCTAAAATTGACGATTTAACTTACTCTATTGATGAGGCTGGTACTACAATCGTGAATACTTACAGAAAATTCAGAGGAAGTTTAAAACAATAA
- a CDS encoding ExbD/TolR family protein: protein MAKIKMKKKSTSTDMTAMCDVAFLLLTFFILTATAKVPEALPVDMPASTVEHKLPDSNLAIITIGKGADGKSKVFFDIKGREIRKRTLEGMGAKFGVTFSEDDKAKFALMDDFGVPVASLKQIIDMKAADRTKANQPGIPIDSLDNQLKEWLLVSRRATIDLEDKELEIAIKGDAKEQYPQIKKIMDILQDQKINSFNLVTGTRGKDF from the coding sequence ATGGCTAAAATTAAAATGAAAAAGAAGTCGACATCGACAGATATGACTGCCATGTGTGATGTTGCGTTCCTTTTGCTTACGTTCTTTATCTTGACTGCTACTGCTAAAGTGCCTGAAGCGCTTCCTGTTGATATGCCTGCTTCTACTGTAGAACATAAATTACCAGATTCTAATTTGGCAATTATTACAATAGGAAAAGGAGCAGACGGGAAAAGTAAAGTGTTTTTCGATATCAAAGGAAGAGAGATTCGTAAAAGAACTCTTGAAGGTATGGGAGCAAAATTCGGTGTTACTTTTTCAGAAGATGATAAGGCTAAATTTGCATTAATGGATGACTTCGGTGTTCCAGTAGCTAGTTTAAAGCAAATCATTGATATGAAAGCAGCTGACAGAACTAAAGCAAATCAGCCAGGTATTCCAATCGATTCTTTAGATAATCAATTAAAAGAGTGGCTTTTAGTTTCAAGAAGAGCTACAATTGATCTTGAGGATAAAGAATTAGAGATTGCAATAAAAGGAGATGCTAAAGAACAATATCCACAAATCAAAAAGATTATGGATATTTTACAAGATCAGAAAATCAATTCCTTTAACTTAGTTACAGGTACGAGAGGAAAAGACTTTTAA
- a CDS encoding ExbD/TolR family protein gives MAELNTGDGGGGKGGKVRSKKQNSKVDLTAMVDLAFLLITFFMLTTSLSKPKAMDLSLPDKDDDPNKPKVDTKVDENRTMTVMLGADNKVVYYMGLLASPKVGPKDIAYGKDGIRRELLKQKQNVLAYSTALGKPKNGIIVIIKPTKKSNYRNLVDILDEMAITGVETYAIVPEFTPEETKVIDKQ, from the coding sequence ATGGCTGAATTAAATACCGGCGACGGTGGTGGCGGAAAAGGTGGCAAAGTAAGAAGTAAAAAGCAAAATTCGAAAGTCGATTTAACGGCAATGGTGGATTTGGCGTTCTTACTGATCACGTTCTTTATGTTAACCACATCGTTGTCAAAACCTAAAGCAATGGATTTGTCGTTGCCAGATAAAGACGATGATCCGAATAAACCAAAGGTTGATACGAAAGTAGATGAAAATCGTACTATGACAGTAATGTTGGGTGCAGATAATAAAGTGGTTTATTACATGGGGTTATTAGCTAGTCCTAAAGTAGGGCCAAAGGATATCGCTTATGGAAAAGATGGTATCCGAAGAGAATTATTAAAACAAAAACAAAATGTTTTAGCATATTCTACAGCTTTAGGAAAACCTAAGAATGGAATCATTGTAATTATCAAACCAACTAAGAAATCAAATTACCGTAATTTGGTTGATATCTTAGATGAAATGGCGATCACTGGAGTTGAAACGTATGCAATTGTTCCTGAGTTTACACCAGAAGAAACAAAAGTTATAGATAAACAATAA
- a CDS encoding energy transducer TonB produces MKLDIIKNQWLDIVFEGRNKIYGAYELRKSNNKTTVRALIIGSIIFSFAVAAPLIASYLPDSGEEDMDKDIKIATVKLPPKKKEEVKPNEPPPPPPPPKVDQVKFVKPVVAKAEEVTEDPPKIEDLKDKKVGAETIKGDPDAVLTVDEPVGTGTAAVVEEDTQIYNTAGIEVKPDFPGGIDKFYKFVGNNYKTPEEEGLKGKVYVTFVVEKDGSLTDIKVLRDIGYGTGAEAIRVLKKCPKWTPGEQNGKKVRVLYSLPITIQSAD; encoded by the coding sequence ATGAAATTAGATATTATAAAAAATCAGTGGCTTGATATCGTATTCGAAGGACGTAATAAGATATATGGTGCATATGAGTTAAGAAAATCGAACAACAAGACTACGGTAAGAGCACTTATCATAGGTTCGATTATTTTTAGCTTTGCTGTTGCAGCTCCTCTTATTGCAAGTTATTTGCCAGATTCTGGTGAAGAAGATATGGATAAGGATATTAAGATCGCTACAGTTAAATTACCTCCTAAGAAAAAAGAAGAGGTAAAACCAAATGAACCACCACCACCGCCACCACCACCAAAAGTGGATCAGGTGAAGTTTGTGAAGCCGGTTGTTGCTAAAGCAGAAGAGGTTACTGAGGATCCACCAAAAATTGAAGATCTTAAAGATAAGAAAGTTGGTGCTGAAACTATCAAAGGAGATCCGGATGCAGTTTTAACTGTTGATGAACCAGTAGGTACTGGTACTGCTGCGGTAGTTGAAGAAGATACTCAGATTTATAACACAGCTGGTATCGAAGTAAAACCAGATTTCCCTGGAGGAATTGATAAATTCTACAAATTTGTAGGAAACAATTACAAAACTCCGGAAGAAGAAGGTTTAAAAGGTAAAGTTTACGTTACTTTTGTAGTTGAAAAAGACGGTTCATTAACCGACATTAAAGTTCTAAGGGATATCGGTTACGGTACAGGAGCAGAAGCAATTCGTGTTCTTAAGAAGTGTCCAAAATGGACTCCTGGTGAGCAAAATGGTAAAAAAGTTAGGGTATTGTACTCTCTTCCTATTACTATTCAATCTGCAGACTAA
- a CDS encoding PstS family phosphate ABC transporter substrate-binding protein, whose amino-acid sequence MLKYSKIVGIVLLVFLFAMCNQKSKNDTKETILKGSIDITVDETVKPIIDDQVAVFEGTYYGAKIIVKPKSEVELINDLLNQKAKVVVTARNLTAEELLRFEKSKIKPRVTPFAIDAIALISNKSNNDTLIALKTVLDFMQGKKDTGIKGLVFDNPNSSTVHYMKELAKVKDIPSAGVFSFKTNNEVIKFVSENEGMIGVVGVNWLSQPSADMVDFIKKVNILGVKGLKENKYYYPSQNDLAEEKYPLARDLFIINCQGYSGLGMGFSSFVAGDIGQRIILKSSLMPVKTPGRKLQIRSQIINDKE is encoded by the coding sequence ATGTTAAAGTATAGTAAAATTGTTGGAATAGTTCTTCTTGTCTTTTTGTTTGCTATGTGTAACCAAAAAAGCAAGAATGATACTAAAGAAACGATTTTAAAAGGATCAATTGATATAACAGTTGATGAAACAGTAAAGCCAATTATTGATGATCAGGTAGCTGTTTTCGAAGGAACTTACTATGGCGCTAAGATTATAGTGAAGCCTAAATCTGAGGTAGAGCTTATAAATGATTTGTTGAATCAAAAAGCTAAGGTTGTTGTCACTGCTCGCAATCTGACAGCAGAGGAACTGTTAAGGTTTGAAAAAAGTAAAATTAAACCCAGAGTTACGCCGTTTGCTATTGATGCGATTGCTTTAATTTCAAACAAAAGCAATAATGATACGTTAATTGCGTTGAAAACTGTACTGGATTTTATGCAAGGTAAGAAAGACACTGGAATAAAAGGGCTTGTTTTTGATAATCCAAATTCTAGTACGGTGCATTATATGAAAGAGTTGGCAAAAGTAAAAGATATTCCTTCGGCTGGAGTTTTTTCTTTTAAAACAAATAACGAGGTTATTAAATTTGTTTCTGAAAATGAAGGAATGATTGGTGTAGTTGGAGTTAACTGGTTGTCACAGCCTTCAGCAGACATGGTTGATTTTATAAAAAAAGTCAATATCTTAGGTGTTAAAGGTTTAAAAGAGAATAAATATTACTATCCAAGTCAAAATGATCTTGCTGAGGAAAAGTATCCTTTGGCACGTGATTTGTTTATTATAAATTGTCAGGGTTATTCCGGATTGGGAATGGGGTTTTCTTCGTTTGTTGCCGGAGACATTGGTCAAAGAATAATATTAAAATCAAGTTTAATGCCGGTGAAAACACCAGGACGAAAACTTCAGATTAGAAGTCAAATTATAAACGATAAAGAATAA
- a CDS encoding tetratricopeptide repeat protein has product MNKFKIFSLALVATTSVVKAQDIKEARKAIDAEQFQKAKSLLKSIIKAKPSDGEANFVLGNIYLNQTVVDSAKIYYLNGIEASDKKNLNYIGLGQIDLDNKNTAAAQANFGLATKDMKRKDVDEYIYIGKAYMNSVNPDYNSAITSLKRALLIEPQNATALLTIGDAYYGANNQNEAYKAYRDAFTADPTLLRAKMQLGVLLKGAKSYDEAIKAFNEVIAINPNYGPVYRELAETYYKWGRNKPSTSKVNMQNAITNYEKYLSLTDYSLDSKMRHADFLILVKDYKNLESVANKMIAEDKVNPRIYRYLGYSAYENGNIDVALKSLEDYVKVPSNKVIAKDYLYLGFAKIKKGTAADGTVEAGAFEAGLTDIKKAVAMEPLAVEDLGDFGKELFTKKQYNQAAAIYELSTNNTDQKNYLNDNVYYGISIFYANANKDKTAIDAAGLAKADAAFDRVLVASPTYDEAYLYKGRINNLLEKDDLIIKNYEEYVAKTTAKGAEELAKPATVKKIVEAYNAIGASYANTDKAKAIEYFNKSLVLDPANTYAAQSVKALK; this is encoded by the coding sequence ATGAATAAATTTAAAATTTTTAGTCTTGCCTTAGTTGCTACAACTTCTGTAGTAAAAGCGCAGGATATCAAAGAAGCTAGAAAAGCAATTGATGCGGAGCAATTTCAAAAAGCAAAATCTTTGCTTAAATCAATCATCAAAGCAAAACCTTCTGATGGAGAAGCTAATTTTGTATTAGGTAATATCTATTTAAATCAAACTGTAGTAGATTCTGCTAAAATCTATTATTTGAATGGAATTGAAGCATCAGATAAGAAAAATTTAAATTATATTGGTTTAGGTCAAATAGATTTAGATAATAAAAATACTGCTGCAGCTCAGGCAAACTTCGGTTTAGCAACTAAAGATATGAAGCGTAAAGATGTTGATGAGTATATTTACATCGGAAAAGCATATATGAATTCAGTTAATCCTGATTATAATAGTGCAATTACAAGTTTAAAACGTGCCTTGTTAATTGAGCCACAAAATGCAACTGCACTTTTGACAATTGGTGATGCTTATTATGGAGCAAACAACCAAAACGAAGCTTACAAAGCTTACCGTGATGCATTTACTGCAGATCCAACACTTTTAAGAGCTAAAATGCAATTAGGTGTTTTATTGAAAGGGGCTAAATCTTATGATGAAGCTATTAAAGCATTCAATGAAGTAATTGCGATCAACCCAAATTACGGTCCTGTATATAGAGAGTTAGCCGAAACATATTACAAATGGGGTAGAAATAAACCTTCTACTTCTAAAGTAAATATGCAAAATGCAATTACGAACTACGAAAAATATTTAAGTCTAACGGACTACTCTTTAGATTCAAAAATGCGTCATGCAGATTTCTTGATTTTAGTAAAAGATTACAAAAATTTAGAATCTGTTGCAAATAAAATGATTGCTGAAGATAAAGTTAACCCGAGAATTTACAGATATTTAGGATATTCTGCTTACGAAAACGGAAATATTGACGTTGCTCTAAAATCTTTAGAGGATTATGTTAAAGTTCCTTCTAACAAAGTAATCGCAAAAGATTACTTATACTTAGGTTTTGCAAAAATTAAAAAAGGTACAGCTGCTGACGGTACTGTAGAAGCTGGTGCTTTTGAAGCTGGATTAACAGATATTAAAAAAGCTGTTGCAATGGAGCCTTTAGCAGTAGAGGATTTAGGTGATTTTGGAAAAGAATTGTTTACTAAAAAACAATATAATCAGGCGGCTGCTATTTATGAATTGAGTACAAACAATACTGATCAGAAAAATTATTTGAATGATAATGTGTATTATGGTATCTCAATCTTTTATGCAAATGCAAACAAAGACAAAACAGCTATCGATGCTGCAGGATTAGCTAAAGCTGATGCTGCTTTTGACAGAGTTTTAGTGGCTTCGCCAACTTATGATGAGGCTTACTTGTATAAAGGAAGAATCAATAACTTGTTGGAAAAAGATGATTTAATCATTAAAAACTACGAAGAGTATGTAGCAAAAACTACTGCTAAAGGTGCAGAAGAACTTGCTAAACCGGCAACAGTTAAAAAAATAGTTGAAGCTTACAATGCTATTGGTGCTAGTTATGCAAATACAGATAAAGCTAAAGCAATTGAGTATTTCAATAAATCTTTAGTTTTAGATCCTGCTAATACTTATGCAGCTCAATCTGTAAAAGCTTTAAAATAA
- a CDS encoding 7-carboxy-7-deazaguanine synthase QueE, producing MLSKEIQLEVNKGAMLPLMEEFYTIQGEGFHTGTAAYFIRIGGCDVGCHWCDVKESWNAELHPPTSIDLIVKNASAYADTVVVTGGEPLSWDMTLLTQKLKDENLRVHIETSGAYPLSGTWDWICLSPKKNKLPTQTVYDNAHELKVIIHNKHDFIFAEEQAELVNDKAILFLQPEWSKKEEMTPLIVDYVMNNPKWRVSLQTHKYLNIP from the coding sequence ATGTTATCAAAAGAAATACAATTAGAAGTTAATAAAGGTGCGATGTTACCCCTAATGGAGGAATTTTATACTATTCAGGGGGAAGGTTTTCATACAGGAACTGCTGCCTACTTTATTAGAATTGGAGGGTGTGATGTTGGTTGTCACTGGTGCGATGTAAAAGAAAGCTGGAATGCAGAGTTACATCCGCCAACTAGTATTGACTTGATCGTGAAAAATGCTTCTGCGTATGCAGATACTGTAGTAGTAACGGGTGGAGAACCTTTATCCTGGGATATGACTTTGTTAACGCAAAAGTTAAAAGACGAAAATTTAAGAGTTCATATTGAGACTTCGGGGGCTTATCCTTTAAGCGGAACATGGGACTGGATTTGTCTTTCTCCTAAAAAAAATAAGCTTCCAACGCAAACTGTTTATGACAATGCGCACGAGTTAAAAGTGATTATTCATAATAAGCATGATTTTATTTTTGCAGAAGAACAGGCTGAGCTTGTAAATGACAAGGCTATTTTATTTCTTCAACCTGAATGGAGTAAAAAAGAAGAAATGACCCCATTGATTGTTGATTATGTTATGAATAATCCAAAATGGCGCGTTTCTCTTCAAACACATAAATATTTAAATATACCCTAA
- a CDS encoding YfiT family bacillithiol transferase — translation MKEFDLEKLKYPIGKFETPLEYTASYISNKIEEIASFPEKLKKETLHLNNEQLNTRYRPDGWTVRQVIHHCAESHMNCFIRIKWALTENNPVIKAYDETLWSELYDNLHMPIEPTLSLLEGLHFRIAYILKNLSEADLEKSFIHPENNSEIAIKRMIGMYAWHGNHHLAHITTLKKHKNWE, via the coding sequence ATGAAAGAATTTGATTTAGAAAAACTAAAATATCCTATAGGAAAATTTGAAACTCCTTTAGAATACACTGCTTCATATATTTCAAATAAAATTGAAGAAATAGCAAGTTTTCCTGAGAAATTAAAAAAAGAAACTCTTCATTTAAATAATGAACAATTAAACACACGTTATCGTCCTGATGGATGGACTGTTCGACAGGTAATTCATCATTGTGCCGAAAGCCATATGAACTGTTTTATCAGAATTAAATGGGCCTTAACAGAAAACAACCCTGTCATCAAAGCATATGACGAAACATTATGGTCTGAGTTATATGATAATCTACATATGCCAATTGAACCAACATTATCTTTATTAGAGGGACTTCATTTTAGAATAGCCTATATTCTGAAAAATTTATCTGAAGCCGATTTAGAAAAATCTTTCATACACCCTGAAAATAATTCAGAAATCGCCATAAAACGAATGATTGGAATGTATGCCTGGCACGGAAATCATCATTTAGCACATATCACAACACTAAAGAAACACAAAAATTGGGAATAA
- a CDS encoding class I SAM-dependent methyltransferase produces MKDLFGKAMFDFQTNNNPENIITETSISEEDEMSVEYLFRSYNEMPQLEQKALQLTSGKTLDVGCGAGSHTLSLQNDRNIEVTSIDISEKAIETCKLRGAKNAIVQNILDFEGEKFDTILLLMNGTGIFGKLENCNTYLSKLKSLLNPEGQILIDSSDIIYMFDEDEDGGKWIPSTTDYYGELTFTISYKGEKEDTFDWLYLDYNTLQNAAIANGLKCELILEGSHYDYLAKLSIQH; encoded by the coding sequence ATGAAAGATCTTTTTGGGAAAGCGATGTTCGATTTCCAAACCAATAATAACCCAGAAAACATCATAACTGAAACTTCAATATCTGAAGAAGATGAAATGAGTGTAGAATACTTATTCCGTTCTTACAACGAAATGCCACAACTGGAACAAAAAGCATTGCAATTAACTTCCGGAAAAACTCTTGATGTAGGATGCGGAGCAGGAAGCCATACTCTTTCTTTGCAAAACGACCGTAATATAGAAGTCACCTCAATTGATATCTCAGAAAAAGCAATTGAAACTTGCAAATTGCGCGGCGCAAAAAATGCCATAGTTCAAAATATATTAGATTTTGAAGGTGAAAAATTTGACACCATTCTATTATTAATGAATGGTACCGGGATTTTTGGTAAACTAGAAAACTGCAATACTTATTTATCGAAACTAAAATCACTCTTAAATCCTGAAGGTCAAATTTTAATAGATAGCTCAGACATTATTTACATGTTTGACGAAGACGAAGATGGAGGAAAATGGATTCCGTCAACGACTGACTATTATGGAGAACTAACTTTTACTATTTCTTATAAAGGAGAAAAAGAAGATACTTTTGACTGGTTGTATTTAGACTATAATACTCTTCAGAATGCTGCAATTGCAAATGGTCTAAAATGTGAACTAATTTTAGAAGGCTCACATTATGATTATTTAGCAAAACTTTCTATTCAACATTAA
- a CDS encoding YkgJ family cysteine cluster protein, translating into MKQILNSLNKLAKDKHIENKKYFDKLKKKQPKNLDYIMQDLHDAEFKKTDCLQCANCCKTTGPLFTLADIERISKSFRQKPQQFIDQYLRIDEDKDYVLKSVPCTFLDNENYCMIYDVRPKACREFPHTDRKKFFQIADLTLKNVAICPAAYNIVEEMKKKLPL; encoded by the coding sequence TTGAAACAAATTTTAAATAGCTTAAATAAGTTAGCCAAAGATAAGCATATCGAAAACAAAAAGTATTTTGATAAGCTTAAAAAGAAACAGCCTAAAAATTTAGATTACATTATGCAGGATTTGCATGATGCTGAATTTAAAAAAACAGATTGCCTGCAATGTGCCAATTGTTGTAAAACAACTGGGCCATTATTTACTTTGGCTGATATTGAGAGGATCTCAAAATCCTTCAGGCAAAAGCCACAGCAGTTTATTGATCAATATCTTCGAATTGATGAGGATAAGGATTATGTTTTAAAAAGCGTTCCTTGTACCTTTTTAGATAATGAAAATTATTGTATGATTTATGATGTTCGTCCGAAAGCTTGCAGAGAGTTTCCTCATACAGATCGTAAGAAGTTTTTTCAAATAGCAGATCTTACTTTAAAGAACGTTGCTATATGTCCGGCTGCATATAATATTGTAGAAGAAATGAAAAAGAAACTTCCGTTATAA
- a CDS encoding ABC transporter permease, translated as MNLEYFIARRLITSKDYKSSISAPIIKIAISAIAIGIIMMLVSVATGIGLQKKIREKVSAFNGQIIISNFDNNNSEVTLVPISKKQEFYPNFKSVPEVSHIQAIASKAGIIRTENAFEGIIFKGVGADYNWGNIKEYLVEGNLPDFSKALNEDVIISRFLADRLNLKVGDDFNTFFIKEEQGKMPNIRRFKIAGIFNSGFQDFDATFIIGDIRHIQRINKWSPDQIGAFEVFVKDFNTIKATGNQIYEQTSSSLDTKTIIEKYSYIFDWLQLFDFNIIVILAVMILVATINMVVALLVLILERTQMIGILKSLGANNWTVRKIFLYNAFYLIMRGLFWGNLIGISILLIQQQFGIVQLNPENYYVNQAPVYLNWGYVVLLNLLTITICFLVLLIPSYIITKISPVKAIRFD; from the coding sequence TTGAATTTAGAATATTTTATAGCCAGAAGACTTATTACTTCAAAAGATTATAAAAGTAGTATTTCGGCGCCTATTATAAAAATTGCCATTTCGGCCATTGCTATCGGTATTATTATGATGTTGGTTTCGGTTGCAACTGGAATTGGTTTGCAGAAGAAAATTCGTGAAAAAGTTTCGGCTTTCAATGGCCAAATCATAATTTCAAATTTTGATAATAATAATTCCGAAGTTACATTAGTGCCTATTTCTAAAAAGCAGGAGTTTTATCCTAATTTTAAATCAGTTCCCGAAGTTAGCCATATTCAGGCTATTGCTAGTAAAGCTGGAATTATCAGGACAGAAAACGCATTTGAAGGAATTATTTTTAAAGGAGTTGGGGCAGATTATAATTGGGGCAATATAAAGGAATATCTTGTTGAAGGGAATCTGCCTGATTTTTCAAAGGCGCTAAATGAGGATGTTATTATTTCGAGATTTCTGGCTGATCGTCTTAATTTGAAAGTTGGTGATGATTTTAATACATTTTTTATAAAAGAGGAGCAAGGGAAAATGCCCAATATCCGTCGGTTTAAAATTGCGGGTATTTTTAATTCAGGATTTCAGGATTTTGATGCTACATTTATAATTGGAGATATTAGACATATACAAAGAATTAATAAATGGTCTCCGGATCAAATAGGTGCTTTCGAAGTTTTTGTTAAGGATTTCAATACTATTAAGGCAACAGGTAATCAGATTTATGAACAAACTTCATCAAGTTTGGATACCAAGACGATAATAGAAAAGTATAGCTATATTTTTGACTGGTTGCAGCTTTTTGATTTTAATATTATAGTAATACTTGCGGTTATGATTTTAGTTGCTACTATTAATATGGTGGTGGCGTTGTTGGTTTTAATTTTAGAACGTACACAAATGATTGGAATATTGAAGTCATTAGGAGCTAATAACTGGACAGTTCGAAAAATATTTCTTTACAATGCGTTCTATCTAATTATGCGGGGATTGTTTTGGGGGAATTTAATAGGTATTTCTATTTTGTTAATTCAGCAACAGTTTGGAATAGTTCAGTTAAATCCTGAAAATTATTATGTGAACCAGGCACCAGTGTATCTAAATTGGGGATATGTAGTTTTATTGAACTTGCTGACCATTACAATTTGCTTTTTGGTTCTTTTAATTCCATCATATATTATAACGAAAATCTCACCAGTGAAAGCTATTCGTTTCGATTAG